In the Aliarcobacter cryaerophilus genome, one interval contains:
- a CDS encoding methyl-accepting chemotaxis protein, with amino-acid sequence MFKNLSTKTKLALFPAIFIIATIVTAIIYSSSISFVQDRIKISSQTTLLIDELLKARITIYQFMLIPTPSAKDAIDKQWSKLIDETLTLKELFVSKENKDLCDVVVKDIKDYLAGVEVLAKHSFATNKEETRAEFSETMKNMIKIAQNIEKNYEQMNSRNADIRDDAIIKLTTNLSLVAVFAIGIFIFISIMISNSIAGSLKNFKDGLLSFFNFLNRKSDDITILDASSKDEFGDMAKLINENIDIVQDTIEKDNELIDEAKKVMTRVRNGWYSQTIDKSTPNASLEEFKNELNEMIIHTKDRFQHINEVLASYSAYDYRPVLKLGEEDEEGGVLEKMINGINALQVAVVSMLKDSLANGIKLENSSKALIDNVHTLNQSSNEAAASLEETAAALEEITSTVTSNSNNVIQMSGYSNEVSNSAKKGQEMARNTAVAMDEITNQVTNINEAIAVIDQIAFQTNILSLNAAVEAATAGEAGKGFAVVAQEVRNLATRSAEAAKEIKNIVEMATSKAQEGKNISDLMIKDYEELLTNIEKSSQMINEISNASKEQQAGISQINDTVTMLDQKTQQNAIIASKTQDIANETDNISKHIVEDVLEKKFLGKDKIVEESRKNLNREEKVIIKSETKKTEKFITKKIEATKSKDDEWESF; translated from the coding sequence ATGTTTAAAAACTTATCAACAAAAACGAAATTAGCTTTGTTTCCAGCTATTTTTATAATAGCTACAATAGTAACAGCAATTATATATAGCTCATCTATTAGTTTTGTACAAGATAGAATTAAAATATCTTCACAAACTACTCTTTTAATTGATGAACTTCTAAAAGCTAGAATCACTATCTACCAATTTATGTTAATTCCAACACCAAGTGCAAAAGATGCAATAGATAAACAGTGGTCAAAGCTTATTGATGAAACACTTACACTAAAAGAGCTTTTTGTATCAAAAGAGAATAAAGATTTGTGTGATGTTGTAGTAAAAGATATAAAAGATTATTTAGCAGGTGTTGAAGTTCTTGCTAAACACTCTTTTGCAACAAACAAAGAAGAGACAAGAGCAGAGTTTAGTGAAACTATGAAAAATATGATTAAAATAGCTCAAAATATTGAAAAAAACTATGAGCAGATGAATAGTAGAAATGCAGATATAAGAGATGATGCTATTATTAAACTTACAACAAATCTATCTCTAGTTGCAGTTTTTGCTATAGGAATTTTTATTTTTATATCTATAATGATTTCAAATAGCATAGCTGGTTCTTTAAAAAACTTCAAAGATGGGCTTTTGAGCTTCTTTAATTTCTTAAATAGAAAATCAGATGATATAACAATACTTGATGCTAGTTCTAAAGATGAGTTTGGTGATATGGCTAAACTTATCAATGAAAATATAGATATAGTTCAAGATACTATAGAAAAAGATAATGAACTAATAGATGAAGCAAAAAAAGTTATGACGAGAGTGCGAAATGGTTGGTATTCTCAAACAATAGATAAATCAACTCCAAATGCTTCTCTTGAAGAGTTTAAAAATGAGTTAAATGAGATGATTATTCACACAAAAGATAGATTCCAGCATATAAATGAAGTTTTAGCTTCTTACTCTGCTTATGATTATCGACCTGTATTAAAACTTGGTGAGGAAGATGAAGAGGGTGGAGTTCTTGAAAAAATGATAAATGGGATAAATGCACTTCAAGTAGCTGTTGTTTCAATGCTAAAAGATAGTTTAGCAAATGGTATAAAACTTGAAAACTCTTCAAAAGCTTTAATAGACAATGTACATACTCTAAATCAAAGCTCAAATGAAGCTGCTGCAAGTCTTGAAGAGACAGCAGCTGCACTAGAAGAGATCACAAGCACTGTTACAAGCAATTCTAACAATGTTATTCAAATGTCAGGTTACTCAAATGAAGTAAGTAACTCAGCTAAAAAAGGTCAAGAGATGGCAAGAAATACTGCTGTTGCTATGGATGAAATTACAAATCAAGTAACAAATATAAATGAAGCAATAGCAGTAATTGATCAAATTGCTTTCCAAACAAATATTCTTTCACTAAATGCTGCTGTTGAAGCTGCAACTGCTGGAGAAGCTGGAAAAGGTTTTGCTGTTGTTGCGCAAGAGGTAAGAAATCTAGCAACAAGAAGTGCAGAAGCTGCAAAAGAGATTAAGAATATTGTAGAGATGGCAACTTCAAAAGCACAAGAAGGAAAAAATATCTCTGATTTAATGATAAAAGATTATGAAGAGCTTTTAACTAATATTGAGAAATCATCACAAATGATAAATGAGATTTCAAATGCAAGTAAAGAGCAACAAGCGGGAATTTCTCAAATCAACGATACTGTTACAATGCTTGATCAAAAAACTCAACAAAATGCAATTATTGCTTCAAAAACTCAAGATATAGCAAATGAAACTGACAATATTTCAAAACATATTGTAGAAGATGTTTTAGAAAAAAAATTTTTAGGTAAAGATAAAATAGTTGAAGAGAGTAGAAAAAATTTAAATAGAGAAGAAAAAGTTATTATAAAAAGTGAAACTAAAAAAACTGAAAAGTTTATTACAAAAAAAATAGAAGCTACAAAATCAAAAGATGATGAATGGGAGAGCTTTTAA